DNA sequence from the Butyricimonas faecalis genome:
CGCGGATCTCTCCATCGGCATTGATTCCCTTGCCGCCCGTACCGGTACTTTTTAGGGTGTGTGTGCCCCCGGAAATGATGACACTACCATCTGTCTTGATGCAGGCAGACGAGGAGGTGTCTTTTTCGTCTTCATCGTAAGTGGCGTTACCGGAGGTATTTAGCAGGAGTTTTCCTCCGACAATTTCTGCATCGAGATCCGTCTTGATGCCTTTACCTGCCGTGGACGATACGTTGGCATAAATCAGACCTCCGGCGATGTACACGCCGATGCCGTCATCCTGGTCGCCCTTGACGTGGATGGCGTTCTTGGCGGCTCCCGTCACGGCGATTGTCACTCCGGGACGCGTGTAGAAGTAACCGTCGGTGACGATGCCGTGCTTGTAGTTGCCTTTTACCTCCAGCACGCCCGTACCGCTGAAAATCAGGTTACCCTCGCTAAAGAAACACCCCTTGCGATCCTCGCTTGCCGAACTTCCCCCGTTGAGATAACGGGGCTCCTCCGAATAGGTCGCCGCGTCAGTCAGGCGGTTGGTCGTGCCTTCCGTCAGATGTACGAACGCACGCTTCTTGCATTGGTCATTGATGGCGGGACCCTTGCTCGAAGTCAGTTCCACGCCCGAAAGCGTGAGCTTAAACTTCTTCTCCCCGTAGATTTTCAACTGTCCGTCATCGCTCTTTCCGGAAACCACGATCTCCACGTTCTTCACCGAATGGGTTAGCATGTCGATGGTGACATAGGCGCCATCCGTGTAGTATTCCACGGAGGTATCGGAAGTAGTCACCGTGGCCGAACTTCCTGAATAGGTGACCGTGACGGTCACGGCTTTGCTGCCCCCGAACCCGTTCGCTTCCCAATAAATATCTTCATTTGTGCCGACAATATCCATTGCCGCATCATCGGCTTTCTGCCCGTCCCATCCTGTTATGATGGGGTCGAAATCCGGAGCATCGCCGTCGTCGCTGCCATTACCGCCACCCGGTAATTCTTCGGGTGTCATCTCCTGTTCTTCGAATCCGTTGTCTCCCGTGCAGGACAGTATTCCCGTCCCGAGGGCAAGCGTGAGGACTACCGTCACAAGTACGCTCATTCTTTTCATACAATATCTCATAATCATATGTATTTAACTAGACACAAAGATAAAGAGCTTCGATATACACGATAAAATATTTTCTGCCAACGGGGCTTTATTGTCGACAAAACGCCACGGAATGCTCTCCGTCTTATCCTGTCCCGTGCGTTTGGCAGAGAAAAACGGACGTTTGGTAGATTTGTTTTGGGTCTTCAGCAATTTCATTCTACCTTCGTATCAGAAAATTTAAATATAAATGTAAGGAGCATGAAAGTTTTCAATACCCGTTCATACGTGTGGCTCATCTATGCCATTCTATGGGGAATGGTGTGGGCATATCCCGTGCTCACGACCCTGGTGATTGCCGTGAGAGGAGGAACGACCCTTTCTTGGAACAGCGTTCTTCACGGCTGGGCGGGCATACTTCCCTTCTTCCTGCTCTTTCTGCTCCATCGCTTGCCGGTACACTTCTTGTTCATGCGCCACCGTGTACGAGTTTATATACTTTCTGTAGTCGGGGGGCTCTGTCTCTTCGGCTTTTTCCGCTACTATTCGGGCGAGGAGAAGTCTCGTGTATTGCATATGCAGGAACCTTGTATGTTACCCCGTGAACAACCACTTGGACGAGAGCCCGTTCCGGGTAAGAACGACATGGCGTACGAGGAGGGCTTAGTAGGTGGAAGGCCGGAACTCTCCGGTCCGCGACCTCCCCGTTCTGTCGGATACGGACCGGTTCCCGAAGGACTGCCCAAGCCCCTGTTGTTGGATCTCGTGATTGCCGTACTGATGCTGGGGTTCGATTTGGCCATCGCTCTCCTTTTCCGTTATCAAAAAGAACAGGAGAAGGCTCATAGACTGGAAACCGAACACCTGCGGTACGAATTGGAACACCTTAAGGCGCAACTCAACCCGCATTTCTTCATGAATATGCTTAACAACATACACGGAATGGTGGAGTTGGATCCAGCCAAGGCGCAGGTGATGATCATGGAGTTGTCGAAACTCATGCGTTACGTGCTCTACGAAGGGGCGAAACCCCGCACCACGCTATCCGAGGAGACGGGGTTCATTGCCAACTACGTGGAACTGATGCGGAAACGCTATCCGAGCCGGAAGGTACACATCAGCCTCGAACTGCCCGAGGAGAACCGGGAGCGTGTGCTTCTTCCACCCTTGCTGTTCATCAGCATTATCGAGAATGCTTTCAAGCACGGCATAAGCTACCAGAACCCCTCTTTCGTGGAGATACGCCTCTTCATGGAGGAGAAGATGCTCCACCTCCACTGCACGAACAGCATCCACAAGCATCCGCCAAAAGAAGGTTGTGCGGGAGGCGTGGGGCTTGTCAACCTCCGGCAGCGGTTGCAGTTGCTCTATGGCGATCGTTTCACGTTGGACATCACTGAAAAGGACGGAAAAACTTATCAAGTAAAACTGATTATCCCTTGCGAATATGATACAGATACGATGTATGGCTGTTGATGACGAGCCGATAGCACTCGAAAAGTTGGAGAACTATATCCGTAGAATACCGTTTCTTGAACTCGTGGCTTTGTGCGAAAGTCCCGTGGAGGCGGTGCAAATTATGATGGAACAACGGGTGGATGCCCTATTCGTGGACATCAATATGCCCGACCTGAACGGCATGGAGATGGTTTCCTCCCTGCCTGACCCTCCGATGGTGGTCTTTACCACCGCCTACGCGGAATACGCAGCGGAGAGCTACCGGATTCCTGCCGTGGACTACCTGCTGAAACCCTTTGATTTCACCGATTTCCAGCGTGCGGCAGGCAGATTGCTGAAACAGGCGAAGCTTTTCAACGACACGGCAACCGCGTCTGACGAAGACTACTTGTTGGTCAAAGATGGATACAAGTATGTCAATATTTGCATAGCCGACATTCTCTACATACAAGGTATGAGGGATTACGTGAAGATATACACCGAGGGAAAGAAGTCGGTCATCGTCAATACTTCAATGACCCAGATAAAAGAGAAACTCCCGGCCTGTTTCCTGCAGGTGCATCGCTCTTGGATTGTCAACATCAAAAAGGTAAAGGAGATAGAACGCATGCGCATTGTTATCGGAGAGGAGAGAATACCGGTAGGCGATAGTTACAGGCAGCAGTTTATGGAGTTTCTGCGACTGCATTCCTTAGACAAGTAGATCATAGGAGGTGCGTGTATATTTGTTATTTTTCAAAAAATAAATCACTTTTCTACGGTAGTTTTTCCTATTTCGGTTTATATATGTATAAAAGCATAGCAATGAAAATGGAAAAAGATATAGAAAAGTTATTGGATGGGGTAAAGATTCCCTCGGATGAAGAAGTGGAGGCCGCGGGGATGCGCTTTGATCGTCGGATACGTCGCCTGAGAATGCGTCGTCGCGTGATACGGGTAACGGGTTCTGTGGCAGCAGTGTTGTGTTGCGGGTTCGTGTTTGCCTTCTTGTGGATGAATAGAGGGACAAAAGAAAATATCGGCGTGGCGGAAATGCCCCGTGTTCTCAAAGCGGATCATCAGATTGTTGTGCCTACATTGATTTTGGCAGATGGCAATAAGTTGAACTTGAAAGAGAGGAAAGCGGATTCTACCGTGGGGAAATCGAATATCCGGATTACAGACAATCGGGTGATCTACGATACCATGCCTGCCGTGCGGGAGATCGTGTACAACAGGTTGATCATCCCTACCGGGTTTACCTATAACATCACCCTTGCCGATGGGACGGAGGTGACGCTGAATGCCGGGAGTAGCTTGAAATACCCGGAAACATTTGTCGGCAAACGTCGGGAAGTGGAATTGTCGGGTGAAGCCTATTTTAACGTGGCCCGTTCAGATGTTCCTTTCGAAATCAGTGTTGGCGGTTCGAAAATCCGGGTGTATGGCACCCGTTTCAACGTGAAAGAACGAGCACGAAAAGCCATTGAAACCGTACTGGTCGAAGGGAAGATCGGTTTTAAATCCCCTGGTCACAAGGAAGTCCGGGTCAGTCCCGGGGAATTAGTCTCTTATGATATGACATCGGCAGACGTCAAGGTAAAGCCCGTGGATGTGCTGTATGCCACGGCGTGGCTGGACGGTGTGTTCCGCTATCGCGACAAGCCTTTGGACCTGGTGTTGGAGGATATTTCCACCTGGTACGGT
Encoded proteins:
- a CDS encoding carbohydrate-binding domain-containing protein encodes the protein MRYCMKRMSVLVTVVLTLALGTGILSCTGDNGFEEQEMTPEELPGGGNGSDDGDAPDFDPIITGWDGQKADDAAMDIVGTNEDIYWEANGFGGSKAVTVTVTYSGSSATVTTSDTSVEYYTDGAYVTIDMLTHSVKNVEIVVSGKSDDGQLKIYGEKKFKLTLSGVELTSSKGPAINDQCKKRAFVHLTEGTTNRLTDAATYSEEPRYLNGGSSASEDRKGCFFSEGNLIFSGTGVLEVKGNYKHGIVTDGYFYTRPGVTIAVTGAAKNAIHVKGDQDDGIGVYIAGGLIYANVSSTAGKGIKTDLDAEIVGGKLLLNTSGNATYDEDEKDTSSSACIKTDGSVIISGGTHTLKSTGTGGKGINADGEIRVSGGETTVTTTGGKYTYSSNLTSSPKGVKADGNITISGGKLNISVTGASDGSEGLESKATLTISGGEIYSYAYDDAINAASAINITGGKVYAYASNNDGIDSNGSLVISGGLVIGVGTSAPESGIDCDDSNSFKINGGTVISMGGTLQSNPSTSSTQRSVVYNGVSATKGTKICVLNSSGTPVLTFEFPRTMNGAAFFFSTPDIASGASYTLSSGGSLSDNTDAWNGWYGGGTWSGGSQVGTFTSNSVVTTIGSSSGPGGGGMPGGGGPGRPGGR
- a CDS encoding sensor histidine kinase — protein: MKVFNTRSYVWLIYAILWGMVWAYPVLTTLVIAVRGGTTLSWNSVLHGWAGILPFFLLFLLHRLPVHFLFMRHRVRVYILSVVGGLCLFGFFRYYSGEEKSRVLHMQEPCMLPREQPLGREPVPGKNDMAYEEGLVGGRPELSGPRPPRSVGYGPVPEGLPKPLLLDLVIAVLMLGFDLAIALLFRYQKEQEKAHRLETEHLRYELEHLKAQLNPHFFMNMLNNIHGMVELDPAKAQVMIMELSKLMRYVLYEGAKPRTTLSEETGFIANYVELMRKRYPSRKVHISLELPEENRERVLLPPLLFISIIENAFKHGISYQNPSFVEIRLFMEEKMLHLHCTNSIHKHPPKEGCAGGVGLVNLRQRLQLLYGDRFTLDITEKDGKTYQVKLIIPCEYDTDTMYGC
- a CDS encoding LytR/AlgR family response regulator transcription factor codes for the protein MIQIRCMAVDDEPIALEKLENYIRRIPFLELVALCESPVEAVQIMMEQRVDALFVDINMPDLNGMEMVSSLPDPPMVVFTTAYAEYAAESYRIPAVDYLLKPFDFTDFQRAAGRLLKQAKLFNDTATASDEDYLLVKDGYKYVNICIADILYIQGMRDYVKIYTEGKKSVIVNTSMTQIKEKLPACFLQVHRSWIVNIKKVKEIERMRIVIGEERIPVGDSYRQQFMEFLRLHSLDK
- a CDS encoding FecR family protein, whose product is MKMEKDIEKLLDGVKIPSDEEVEAAGMRFDRRIRRLRMRRRVIRVTGSVAAVLCCGFVFAFLWMNRGTKENIGVAEMPRVLKADHQIVVPTLILADGNKLNLKERKADSTVGKSNIRITDNRVIYDTMPAVREIVYNRLIIPTGFTYNITLADGTEVTLNAGSSLKYPETFVGKRREVELSGEAYFNVARSDVPFEISVGGSKIRVYGTRFNVKERARKAIETVLVEGKIGFKSPGHKEVRVSPGELVSYDMTSADVKVKPVDVLYATAWLDGVFRYRDKPLDLVLEDISTWYGVSFESRKGLDRIEVTMNLNRTTPIDEVVSFLEKITKCKFIKERGYYIVK